The Gadus macrocephalus chromosome 13, ASM3116895v1 genome includes a window with the following:
- the vgll4b gene encoding transcription cofactor vestigial-like protein 4b has product MLLTKMDLLNYQYLDKMNNNIGILCYEGEAALRGDPRLQSLSLSSSSSSSSSSSSSSSSSSHRTGPPPISPTKRKMSGDQADSDMDDNEHVVKMSRLFAAQLKPNGEYRGISSKDRSRSPIERVVLGPGALGIHGNHLYSHIHYPHLHHQPSLASMDQPLALTKHSVAARRAQPVTSSSTVERQQNRPSVITCVPASNRNCNLSHCPISHNGCSSLSNNYKRANTNTTPCDPVIEEHFRRSLGKNYKEPEPAAANSVSITGSVDDHFAKALGDTWLQIKNKGSPSSSNSSPNSSPNSHMVNHNHSPSVVS; this is encoded by the exons ATGCTTCTTACGAAAATGGATCTTTTGAACTACCAGTACCTGGACAAAATGAACAACAATATTGGCATTCTCTGCTACGAAG GTGAGGCAGCGCTGAGGGGGGACCCCAGACTCCAGTCCCTCTCCTTGTCCTCGTCGTCttcgtcctcgtcgtcctcttCTTCGTCGTCTTCATCCTCCAGCCACAGGACAGGCCCTCCCCCCATCAGCCCCACCAAGAGAAAGATGAGTGGGGACCAAGCCGACAGCGACATGGACGACAACGAACACGTAGTCAAGATGAGCCGCCTGTTCGCCGCACAACT gAAGCCGAACGGAGAGTACCGCGGCATCAGCTCCAAGGACCGCAGCCGGAGCCCCATCGAGAGGGTGGTGCTGGGGCCCGGCGCCCTCGGTATCCATGGCAACCACCTGTACAGCCACATCCACTAcccccacctgcaccaccaac CCAGCCTGGCCAGCATGGACCAGCCGCTGGCGCTCACCAAGCACAGCGTGGCGGCG CGCCGCGCACAGCCCgtcaccagcagcagcaccgtgGAGCGCCAGCag aaTCGTCCGTCAGTGATCACATGTGTGCCGGCAAGCAACCGCAACTGTAACCTTTCCCACTGTCCCATCTCTCACAACGGCTGCTCCAGTCTCAGCAATAACTACAAGCGAGCCAACA CCAACACGACGCCGTGCGACCCGGTGATCGAGGAGCACTTCCGCCGCAGCCTGGGCAAGAACTACAAGGAGCCGGAGCCGGCCGCCGCCAACTCGGTGTCCATCACGGGCTCGGTGGACGACCACTTCGCCAAGgccctgggggacacctggcTACAGATCAAGAACAAGGGCAGCCCCtcctccagcaacagcagcccaAACTCCTCCCCCAACAGCCACATGGTCAACCACAACCACTCCCCCTCGGTGGTCTCTTGa